Proteins found in one Acidobacteriota bacterium genomic segment:
- a CDS encoding YeeE/YedE thiosulfate transporter family protein produces MEWLFEARWSPYAAGAGIGFLSWLTFLLSDKPIGCSTAFSRTAGMIEKKIRGDKAAAKPYYQQFPPVVDWEWMLVLGIFLGAFISAAISGDFRWVWVPDVWVAAFGPSPVLRLIVALAGGVFLGFGARWAGGCTSGHGISGTMQLAVSSWVAALSFFAGGIAAAWLIFRVLG; encoded by the coding sequence ATGGAATGGTTGTTTGAAGCGCGCTGGTCGCCCTATGCGGCCGGCGCGGGCATCGGTTTTCTGAGTTGGCTGACATTCCTGCTTTCGGACAAGCCCATCGGCTGTTCGACGGCCTTTTCCCGGACGGCCGGGATGATCGAAAAAAAGATCCGCGGCGACAAGGCCGCGGCCAAACCCTACTACCAGCAGTTTCCTCCCGTCGTCGACTGGGAGTGGATGCTCGTCCTGGGGATCTTTCTCGGGGCTTTTATCTCGGCGGCGATTTCCGGGGACTTCCGTTGGGTCTGGGTGCCGGATGTCTGGGTCGCCGCTTTCGGTCCGTCGCCCGTCTTGCGTCTGATCGTCGCTCTGGCCGGAGGCGTGTTTCTCGGATTCGGGGCGCGCTGGGCGGGCGGCTGCACGAGCGGTCACGGCATCAGCGGCACGATGCAGCTTGCGGTGAGCAGCTGGGTTGCGGCCCTGTCGTTTTTTGCCGGGGGCATCGCCGCGGCCTGGTTGATTTTCCGGGTTCTCGGATAA
- a CDS encoding YeeE/YedE thiosulfate transporter family protein produces MDLLLKTLHANKKAQLGLGLVAGVVFGFLLHKGGATKYDVIIGQLLLRDFTVVKIMLSAVVVGMVGIHAMKSLGWVRFHPKVGSVGMSLLGGLVFGVGFAVLGYCPGTIAGAAGNGYLDALIGGIAGIMIGAGLFAALFPRFKRILVLGRFGDITFPKLFKANHWFVVVPVAALIVLLLAWLESSGL; encoded by the coding sequence ATGGACCTGCTGTTGAAAACTCTGCATGCCAATAAAAAAGCCCAGCTCGGACTGGGACTTGTTGCGGGAGTCGTCTTTGGATTCCTTCTCCACAAGGGAGGAGCCACCAAATACGACGTCATCATCGGGCAGCTTCTTCTCCGGGATTTCACCGTCGTCAAGATCATGCTGTCCGCCGTCGTCGTCGGAATGGTCGGAATCCACGCGATGAAGTCTTTGGGATGGGTCCGATTCCATCCGAAAGTCGGCTCGGTCGGGATGTCGCTTCTGGGGGGCCTTGTGTTCGGCGTCGGGTTCGCCGTGCTCGGATATTGCCCGGGAACCATCGCCGGAGCTGCGGGAAACGGCTATCTAGACGCTCTGATCGGTGGAATCGCCGGAATCATGATCGGAGCCGGGCTGTTCGCGGCTCTTTTCCCTCGTTTCAAACGGATTCTCGTTCTGGGGCGGTTCGGCGACATCACATTTCCGAAACTTTTCAAGGCCAACCATTGGTTTGTCGTCGTTCCCGTCGCCGCCCTGATCGTTCTTCTCCTGGCCTGGCTGGAATCTTCCGGGCTCTGA
- a CDS encoding DUF885 family protein yields MKKKARVWVPAILLIAVGLSFFQVQAGDRTVTRPSSGEIMVETSELAPWIERFSADRRSLERHYDLAFSPERFERMEAFLREWLGLLNGVDFDGLSLDGRIDFLLFKNLLHRDRQALQKERQTVRAALPVLPYAEGILALARDLKRMIWVEGRAAAAELNRIRAEAARAERALSAGSKADKTAMRQAVSMAGSLRRSLKDWFSFYNGYDPLFTWWASETYEAADTALRSHEAALRKVLGEGPPGAAAYAIQDPVGRGVLLEELAFEFIPYTPEEILAIGWKELEWCEKERLTASREMGFGDDWMKAMERVKDAHVEPGGQPELIRFLAFEAIDFLEEHEAVTIPPMVKELIRMDMMPLERQQTTPFFTGGEVISVAYPADAVPFERKISTLRGNNPHFSRAVVHHELVPGHNLQGFMAARHRTYRRPFQTSFYGEGWPLYWEMRLWDMGFQRSPEDRIGMLFWRMHRCARIIFSMSYHLGKMSVDEAIDLLVDRVGHERALAEVEVKAHLSGRAYGGRPLAQISYLTGGLQLRALSKELVDSGRMTAREFHDAVLKENSIPIELLRAKLVGQDLPPGFKPRWKFYEGLDK; encoded by the coding sequence ATGAAGAAAAAAGCCCGAGTCTGGGTTCCGGCCATTCTTTTGATTGCGGTGGGGCTTTCGTTCTTTCAAGTTCAGGCCGGCGATCGGACGGTCACCCGGCCGTCGTCCGGGGAAATCATGGTGGAAACGAGCGAACTCGCACCCTGGATCGAGCGTTTTTCGGCCGACCGGCGGTCCCTGGAACGGCATTATGACCTTGCCTTTTCGCCTGAGCGCTTCGAGCGGATGGAAGCCTTTCTCCGGGAATGGCTCGGGCTGTTGAACGGCGTCGATTTTGACGGGCTGAGCCTTGACGGGCGGATCGATTTTCTGCTTTTCAAGAACCTTCTTCACCGGGACCGGCAGGCGCTTCAAAAAGAACGGCAGACCGTTCGCGCCGCCCTTCCTGTTCTGCCTTATGCCGAAGGCATCCTGGCTCTCGCCCGCGACCTGAAACGCATGATTTGGGTGGAAGGCCGCGCTGCGGCCGCCGAGCTGAACAGGATCAGGGCCGAAGCCGCCCGGGCTGAACGGGCTCTGTCCGCAGGGTCGAAAGCCGATAAGACGGCCATGAGGCAGGCCGTTTCCATGGCCGGAAGTCTGCGCCGAAGTCTCAAGGACTGGTTTTCTTTTTACAACGGCTACGATCCCCTGTTCACCTGGTGGGCGTCCGAGACCTACGAGGCTGCGGATACCGCCCTCCGGTCTCACGAGGCCGCGCTCCGAAAGGTCCTGGGGGAAGGCCCGCCCGGAGCGGCGGCTTATGCCATTCAGGATCCCGTCGGACGCGGCGTTCTCCTCGAAGAACTGGCCTTCGAATTCATTCCCTACACGCCCGAAGAGATTCTGGCCATCGGTTGGAAGGAATTGGAGTGGTGCGAGAAGGAGCGTTTGACCGCCTCCCGTGAAATGGGATTCGGCGACGACTGGATGAAAGCCATGGAACGGGTCAAAGATGCCCATGTGGAGCCCGGCGGTCAGCCGGAGCTGATCCGGTTTCTCGCCTTTGAAGCCATCGATTTTCTCGAAGAGCACGAGGCCGTGACCATCCCGCCGATGGTCAAGGAGCTCATCCGCATGGACATGATGCCGCTCGAACGGCAACAGACGACGCCGTTCTTTACGGGCGGCGAGGTCATCAGTGTGGCCTACCCGGCGGATGCCGTGCCGTTCGAGCGGAAAATCTCCACGCTGCGCGGAAACAACCCTCACTTCTCCCGCGCCGTCGTCCATCATGAGCTTGTTCCCGGCCACAACCTCCAGGGGTTCATGGCGGCCCGCCACCGGACTTACCGCCGCCCGTTCCAGACGAGTTTCTACGGTGAAGGCTGGCCGCTCTATTGGGAAATGCGGCTCTGGGACATGGGTTTTCAGCGATCCCCTGAAGACCGGATCGGCATGCTTTTCTGGAGGATGCACCGCTGCGCCCGGATCATCTTTTCCATGAGCTATCACCTGGGGAAAATGAGCGTCGATGAGGCGATCGACCTGCTCGTCGACCGGGTCGGTCATGAACGCGCGCTGGCCGAGGTCGAGGTGAAAGCCCATCTCAGCGGAAGGGCCTATGGCGGGCGCCCTCTGGCCCAAATTTCCTATCTGACCGGCGGACTTCAGCTCCGCGCGTTGTCGAAAGAGCTTGTGGATTCGGGCCGAATGACGGCCAGGGAATTCCATGACGCCGTCCTGAAGGAAAACAGCATTCCGATCGAGCTCCTTCGGGCCAAGTTGGTCGGGCAGGACCTTCCCCCCGGCTTCAAGCCCCGCTGGAAATTCTACGAGGGGCTAGATAAATAG
- a CDS encoding GNAT family N-acetyltransferase translates to MTTSEFEVREYRPEDQEGVLNLLRELEDEISERFEGVEIRSVEDDYIHRYLKPEHKYRTFVALSGGTVVGYLMGFPSLGAPEIDDMSDVLPPLQTWKPKEFYLKITYVSRPFRRRGISTALHRAVIQYARKQGFQEVYACIAKWNEPELAVLKVLDFEMKDLGWRFRTCLKLT, encoded by the coding sequence ATGACAACATCAGAATTCGAGGTCCGCGAATACCGGCCGGAAGATCAGGAGGGCGTCCTCAATCTTCTGAGGGAGCTCGAGGACGAGATCAGCGAGAGATTCGAAGGTGTCGAAATCCGATCGGTCGAGGACGACTACATCCATCGTTATCTCAAACCGGAACATAAGTACAGGACGTTCGTCGCCCTTTCCGGCGGAACCGTCGTTGGATATCTCATGGGCTTTCCGTCTTTAGGCGCACCGGAAATCGACGACATGTCCGACGTTCTGCCGCCCCTCCAAACTTGGAAGCCCAAAGAGTTCTATCTGAAAATCACTTATGTCTCGAGGCCGTTCCGCCGGCGCGGGATTTCCACGGCCCTGCATCGGGCCGTCATTCAATACGCCCGGAAACAGGGTTTTCAGGAAGTTTATGCCTGTATCGCCAAGTGGAACGAACCCGAACTCGCCGTCCTCAAAGTTCTCGATTTCGAAATGAAGGACCTCGGCTGGCGTTTCCGGACGTGCTTAAAGCTGACGTAA
- a CDS encoding copper-translocating P-type ATPase, with protein sequence MFRDKFWFSFLLTLPVVYWSAHIQMLLGYRAPRFPGSDWIAPVLGTAVFLYGGLVFLKGGLRELRERLPGMMTLISLAIAVAFIFSWVVQLGLIRADAIWWELATLVTIMLLGHWIEMRSISQARGALQEIAKLLPDTATRVTNQGEETVPVGELREGDIVLIRPGESVPADGIVRKGESDLNEAMLTGESRPVKKREGDDVIAATINGEGSLRVEITGTGEKTKLSGIMRLVSEAQKSKSRAQHLADRAARILTGVAISAGVLTLVVWQFLGASIDFSVVRVVTVLVIACPHALGLAVPLVVAISTSLGAQNGLLVRDRRGLDEARNLDTVIFDKTGTLTLGEFRVVETAVAEGESEEETLRIAAGVESESEHPIARGIVKTAEDRKLDVPRADGFRAITGKGVAASVEGIDYHMGGPALLEAENAQVPESLRAAAEAAANRGQAAIYLLRGGKALAVFAVADAIREESREAVLKLHDRGIEVAMLTGDAQAVADAVAEELGIDIVFSQVLPEDKASKVRELQAQRKKVAMVGDGVNDAPALATADIGIAIGAGTDVAVEAGHIVLVRSDPRDIPKIVALSRATYRKMLQNLWWAAGYNIVAIPLAAGVLAAQGILLTPALGAVFMSASTVVVAVNAQLLKRKQL encoded by the coding sequence ATGTTCCGGGATAAATTTTGGTTTTCCTTCCTGCTCACGCTTCCTGTGGTCTATTGGTCGGCGCATATCCAGATGCTGCTGGGCTATCGAGCGCCTCGCTTCCCGGGCTCCGACTGGATCGCCCCCGTCCTGGGGACGGCGGTCTTCCTCTACGGCGGCCTGGTCTTTCTGAAAGGCGGGTTGCGGGAGTTGAGGGAGCGCCTGCCGGGCATGATGACCCTGATCTCCCTCGCCATCGCCGTGGCCTTCATCTTCTCGTGGGTGGTGCAGCTCGGACTGATTCGGGCGGATGCGATCTGGTGGGAGCTGGCCACTCTGGTGACCATCATGCTGCTGGGCCACTGGATCGAGATGCGCTCGATTTCTCAGGCTCGAGGGGCGCTCCAGGAGATCGCGAAGCTCCTCCCGGATACCGCGACCCGCGTGACGAACCAGGGCGAGGAGACGGTGCCTGTCGGCGAGCTCCGGGAGGGCGACATTGTGTTGATTCGCCCCGGCGAGAGCGTTCCGGCGGACGGGATCGTCCGGAAGGGCGAAAGCGACCTCAACGAGGCCATGCTCACCGGAGAATCCAGGCCGGTGAAGAAGCGGGAGGGGGATGACGTCATCGCCGCGACCATCAACGGCGAGGGCTCGCTTCGGGTGGAAATCACGGGCACAGGGGAAAAGACCAAGCTGTCCGGAATCATGAGGCTCGTGTCTGAAGCGCAAAAATCCAAATCCAGGGCGCAGCACCTGGCCGACCGTGCAGCCCGGATCCTGACCGGCGTGGCCATCTCCGCCGGGGTGCTCACGTTGGTTGTCTGGCAGTTCCTGGGGGCATCCATCGACTTCTCCGTCGTCCGCGTGGTCACGGTCCTGGTCATCGCCTGCCCTCACGCTCTCGGCCTGGCCGTGCCCTTGGTCGTCGCCATCTCCACGTCCCTAGGTGCGCAAAACGGCCTTCTCGTTCGGGATCGGCGAGGGCTCGATGAAGCGCGGAATCTGGACACCGTGATCTTCGATAAGACGGGAACGCTGACATTGGGGGAATTCCGCGTGGTGGAAACGGCGGTTGCGGAAGGAGAGTCGGAGGAGGAGACGCTTCGAATCGCCGCCGGGGTGGAGTCGGAGTCCGAACATCCCATCGCCCGGGGAATTGTGAAGACGGCGGAGGATCGAAAATTGGATGTGCCCCGGGCGGATGGATTTCGGGCCATAACCGGCAAGGGCGTTGCCGCCTCGGTCGAGGGGATTGACTATCACATGGGTGGTCCCGCGCTCCTGGAGGCCGAGAACGCGCAGGTGCCGGAATCACTTCGAGCCGCGGCCGAAGCAGCGGCGAATCGGGGTCAGGCCGCCATCTACCTGCTTCGAGGCGGCAAGGCCCTGGCGGTCTTCGCTGTGGCCGATGCCATTCGTGAAGAGAGTCGTGAGGCCGTTCTCAAACTGCACGACCGGGGAATCGAGGTGGCCATGCTCACCGGAGACGCTCAGGCCGTGGCCGATGCCGTCGCCGAAGAGTTGGGCATCGACATCGTGTTCTCCCAAGTGCTCCCCGAGGATAAGGCGTCCAAGGTGCGGGAGCTCCAAGCTCAGCGGAAAAAAGTAGCCATGGTGGGCGACGGAGTGAATGACGCTCCCGCCCTGGCCACCGCCGATATCGGGATCGCCATCGGCGCGGGGACCGACGTTGCCGTTGAAGCCGGGCACATCGTGCTCGTGCGCTCCGACCCACGCGATATCCCCAAGATCGTCGCGCTGTCCCGTGCCACCTACCGGAAGATGCTCCAAAACCTTTGGTGGGCGGCGGGTTACAACATCGTCGCCATTCCGCTGGCGGCGGGGGTCCTGGCCGCACAGGGCATCCTGCTGACGCCTGCGCTCGGCGCCGTTTTCATGTCGGCGAGCACGGTGGTCGTGGCGGTCAACGCCCAACTCCTGAAAAGAAAACAGCTCTGA
- a CDS encoding tetratricopeptide repeat protein encodes MNQSTRRLGWILAAAGVISWGAACSSISYGSKTSPPPATVSSSTEDLFLQGVEQYRAGQFGRAKEIFDRVISAQPRHLQALNYRGRSLVELKEWSPASRDFDACLEIDSRFTPAYSGKAMIDIQHKDYASALNRLDQALSIDPLDSELYYLKGTALGYQNQLELSINAFKKCLELKPDHAYAHYQLGLAYNKAGNKDLAIVHLEKFLTLAPTAPEADQVRNLLTSLR; translated from the coding sequence ATGAATCAATCAACGCGTCGCTTGGGATGGATCCTGGCCGCGGCCGGGGTGATATCTTGGGGAGCTGCCTGTTCGTCAATATCGTATGGGAGCAAGACCTCCCCGCCGCCTGCAACGGTGTCGAGCAGTACGGAGGATCTTTTTCTTCAAGGCGTCGAACAATATCGGGCGGGACAATTCGGCCGGGCGAAAGAGATATTCGACCGGGTGATTTCCGCCCAGCCGCGGCACCTCCAGGCCCTGAATTACAGGGGGCGTTCGCTTGTCGAGCTCAAGGAGTGGAGCCCGGCATCCAGAGATTTCGACGCCTGTCTTGAGATCGATTCCCGTTTCACTCCGGCCTATTCGGGAAAAGCGATGATTGATATTCAACACAAGGATTACGCATCGGCTCTGAACCGTCTCGATCAGGCTCTTTCCATTGATCCCCTTGACTCCGAACTCTACTACCTCAAAGGCACGGCCCTGGGTTATCAAAATCAACTTGAGCTTTCGATCAATGCTTTCAAAAAATGTCTTGAGCTCAAGCCCGATCACGCCTATGCCCACTACCAGCTGGGACTTGCCTACAATAAAGCCGGAAACAAGGATTTGGCCATTGTTCATCTGGAAAAATTCTTGACTCTCGCCCCCACTGCGCCGGAGGCTGATCAGGTGCGAAACCTGCTCACATCGCTGCGTTGA
- a CDS encoding DUF6569 family protein — translation MRKRISILAMVSAAALLLTIRSGGAALSQHASDPVDALVRVLEVGRPVSHGNLTIVPVYARRTVDRTSYVTLEDALKSGTLEITEVDGGRVPQVKISNLSRNTLFLMAGEILTGGKQDRILAQDVLLAPGTRNLLVPVYCVEQGRWEVRSATFGSKENLGTYRLRAKAAERAPAAQSQIWDEVQAQNRTLGVASGTSAYQAAFDKEENKAAIGEIENKIKDGLKLNEDTVGVVIGLGGRVIGADIFANTHLFKKQWPKILKSSALSSLHEKVRGDLSREAAAEFLKSFSGLGYSRKPALDLGYELESAGGTAMVKALVYREAVIHLAGFPENRMPVIRTPERMR, via the coding sequence ATGAGAAAACGGATTTCAATCCTGGCGATGGTTTCGGCGGCGGCTCTTCTGTTGACGATCCGGAGCGGCGGGGCGGCGTTGTCGCAGCATGCGTCCGATCCGGTCGACGCCCTTGTCCGGGTGCTCGAGGTGGGCCGGCCCGTCTCCCATGGGAACCTGACCATCGTTCCCGTTTACGCCCGGCGGACGGTGGATCGAACATCCTATGTCACCCTCGAAGACGCCCTGAAGTCCGGGACGCTCGAGATCACCGAAGTCGACGGCGGCCGCGTCCCCCAGGTCAAAATCTCCAATCTGTCACGAAACACCCTGTTTCTCATGGCCGGAGAGATCCTGACCGGAGGCAAACAGGACAGGATTCTGGCCCAGGATGTTCTGCTGGCGCCCGGAACCCGAAACTTGCTCGTGCCCGTCTATTGCGTCGAACAGGGTCGATGGGAAGTCCGGTCCGCGACCTTTGGATCCAAGGAAAATCTCGGCACTTACAGACTGAGAGCCAAGGCGGCCGAGCGGGCACCGGCGGCGCAAAGCCAAATCTGGGATGAAGTCCAGGCTCAGAATCGCACCCTGGGGGTGGCATCGGGAACAAGCGCTTACCAGGCCGCCTTCGACAAGGAAGAAAACAAGGCCGCCATCGGGGAGATCGAGAATAAAATCAAAGACGGTCTGAAACTGAACGAAGACACGGTCGGCGTGGTCATCGGTCTCGGCGGCCGGGTCATCGGCGCGGACATCTTCGCCAACACCCATCTCTTCAAAAAGCAGTGGCCGAAAATCCTCAAATCCTCGGCGCTGTCCTCTCTTCACGAAAAGGTCCGGGGGGATTTGAGTCGCGAGGCTGCGGCCGAATTCCTGAAGTCATTCTCCGGCCTGGGCTATTCCCGTAAACCCGCCCTCGACCTGGGCTATGAACTCGAAAGCGCCGGCGGAACGGCCATGGTGAAAGCCCTCGTTTACCGCGAGGCGGTCATTCACCTGGCCGGATTTCCGGAGAACAGGATGCCCGTCATCCGCACTCCGGAAAGGATGCGGTGA